The segment CTGGCCAATCGGAAGAGGGATTTCCTTGCAGGGAATGTTTGTTTCCGGTTCAAACCTTCACAAAGTGCCGAAACTTACAAAACCTGTTAAAGTTCATGGATATCCTTCCGATAGACTAGACTGAGGAGAAAGGAGAAAAGGCCAAATGTCGCCCAGAATCACCGGAATCGGCTCCAAGCAAGTTGAGCAGCTCGTTTCGAACAAGGTTCAGAAGCGGGATGACCGGGTAAAAGCCGACAAGACCGAAACGCGCACCACCGAGGCGGGTGAGCGTGTTTCCCTTTCCGAAGCGGCCCGAGAGGTCGCCGCGGCAAGGAGCAGGGTCGAGCTGATCCCGGACGTCCGCACGGAACGAGTCGAGCAACTGAAGGACGCGATTTCCAATGGCACATACCAGGTGGATGGACGGGCAGTGGCCGAGAAGCTCCTCAAGGAAACTCTGCTCGACATCCTCTTGTAGTCCCGGCTCCGCCGTCCGGCGGAAGATTCGGGGGGACCGCGAATTCCAAGGAGGGAAGTATGGCCGGTGCACCTCTGCCTCGTTCCGACTTCTTTAACGAACTCACCACCGCTCTTTCGCGTCAATGCGAAGCGCTGGACGCGCTGAAGCAGAAATTGGAGAACCAGAAGGAGCAGTTGATCCGCTTCCAGGTGGATGACCTGGAACAGAGCAACGCCGAGATCGCCGAACTCACCGCCCGCGTAGCCACTCTTGAAAAGGACCGGTACGTGTTCGTCGCCCGGAAGTTCGGCCGTTCAGAGATGAAGCTTTCCGAGATTGTGGACGTGGCCCCCGTGGAACACGGGGCCCGCCTCCGGGAGATCCACGCCCGCTTGCGCTCCCTCTCGCGTGCCGTGGGCCGCTTGAGCACGGCGAATGCCGATCTCATGAGGAACGGCGCCGGTCTCGTGGAGGGGATGCTCAACTTGTACCGTCACTCGCTCAACGCCCGGCCGGTGTATGAGCGGGAGCGGATCGTCGATACGGTGGGACTCCAGGGCTCGATGGTGAGCACGAGGCTGTGAGTCGTGAAGAGTGAAGGGTGATGGGTGAAGTGAAACTCCGAAGGGCAGAGAGAATTCGACCCATGAATTCATTCTCATCACCCCTCACACATAACGCATCACGGTAGGATATGCCCGGAATTGACGACATGCTGGGAATCGCCACGCAGGCGATTCTTGTCCACCGCGCCACCTTGGAGGTGGCCAGCCACAACATTGCCAACGTCAATACTCCCGGGTATTCGCGCCAGAAGGCGTTCTTGGAGAACAACGGGCCGAACGACGATTTCTTCGGCAAGATCGGCACGGGTGTGTTCCTCCGTTCCGTCAAGCGCGAGGCGGACATCTTTCTGAACACGGAGATCTACTCGAACACCTCCGGGTTGGGGAAACTCCGGGCCCAAAGTCAGCAGCTCCAGAGGCTGGAGGCGATCTTCAATGAATCCGTGGATGCCGGCGTCAGTAAGGCGATCAAGGATTTCTTCTCGGCGTGGAACGACCTGGCCAACAAGCCGGAGGGAATCGCGGAGCGGAATGCCGTGCTGGAGCGGGGGAAGGTTCTTCGCGACACCATCCGGCGCACCCGGCAGCAAATCGACGACCTCAATCGCCTGCTTTCTTCCCGGCTGAGCCAGGTGGTCGCCCAAGTCAACACGTACGCCCAGGAAATTCGATCCCTGAATGTGCGTGTGGCCAACACCGAGGGCCAGGGTTCGTCCGCCAACGATGAGCGGGACCTCCGTGAACAGAGAATGAAGGAGCTTTCGGAACTGGTCAGTTTCCAAAGCTACGAGGACCCCGTTACGAAGATGGTCAACATCACGGTGGGCGGGCTGCCGCTCGTGGCCGGGAACGTGAGCAATTCCCTCTCCTCATCCTTGAACACGTCCGGCAACCTGATCCTGAATTTCGTTCGCCGGGATGGGAGCACTCAGGCCATTACCAACCTGATCACCGGCGGGCAGGCCAAGGGGCTGATCGACTTGCGTAATACGACGATACCGGACTACCAGTCACGCCTCGATACGCTCGCCCGCGAGATCATCGAGGAGGTGAACCGGGTGCACACGCGCGGCGTCGGTCTCGCCACGGATTCCACGGGCAAATCCGCCGGCTTTACCTCCATCACGAGCAAGTTGGCGATCAAGCAGAGCCTCGCCCTGGGCACGGCCGTGACAACCGCCGGGAGTCCGTTCTCCCTCGTGGACGGCGGGACCTTCACGATTCACGCCTACGACTCCACCGGCCAGGTCATTGCCCAGCGGACGTTCACGATCGATTCGAACAACAGTTCGGCAAGCTTGAATTCGGGCACGGCCGTCCATTCCTTCCCGGCCGGCACGCTTGTGGAGCTCGCGATGAACATCAATACCACCATGGGGGCGAATCTGACCGCCACGGTGACCACCGTCGGCTCGGGTACGGCGCTCCTCACGCTCGGCACGGATGCCGGCACGTCCTATTTCACCTTCAGCGAAGACTCCAGCGATCTCCTGAGCGTCCTCGGCATGAACACCTTTTTCTCCGGGGACGATTCCCGGGACTTCGACATCGATTCGGTGGTCTTGAACGACGTCAACCACATCAATGCCTCCAAGGTGGACCGACGCGATTTCATGTCGAACGCCGTGGCGTACGGCTCGGGCGGTCCGCTCGGGGGATCCGGCTTCAGCTTGGGATTCGGATCGGCTTTCACGCCCGGGACGATGACGATTGACGTGTACGATCAGTTCGGGAGCGTCATTGAAACCAAGTCCATCTCCATCCGCGGCCAGACGCAGCTTGTCAGTCTGGATGCCGGGACCACCGGATACGGGATTGACGCCACGTTCGAGAACCTCGAAGCGAGCGTCAATGGAGGCGGAACGCTGATTGGCATCCGCGCCATCGGCATGGGGAAAAGTTTCGTGATTCGGAACGACACGTCCAGCTTCATGCAAAACCTTCAAATTACCGGGAACGTGCCCGGCCCGCGCAATTTTTCCCAGGGCGACAATCGGAACGCGCTGGAGCTGTCCGCTCTCGAAAGCGCCCTGGTGTTGAACGGAAACACGCAAACGTTCAGCGAATACTACTCCGACTTCCAGGCGAAGGTCGGCTCCGAGGTTCAGAACAACCAGCGGAACTTCGACCAGCAGGAGCTCTCCGTCGAACAGCTTGAAGGATTCCGCGATGAGCGCGCGGGTGTCAACCTCGACGAAGAGATCGCGAAACTGATCAAGTATGAGCAGGCGTACAATGCGTCGGCGCGTCTGGTGGCGCTGGTCCAACAGCTTACGGATACGCTGCTCAACATCATCGGAGCGTAACGGATGACCGACCCCCGCCTCACGCCTAACGACTCACGACTTACGGTTCGATGAGCTTCCTTCGCGTCACACAGAATCTGATGTTCCGGAACATCAACACCGACATCCAGCGGAATTACAACCGGCTGGCTCTCGACCAGATGAAACTCGGATCGGCCAAGCGCGTCAACAAGCCGTCCGACGATCCCGTCTCCATCGCCCAGATCATGGAGTTCAGGAAAACCATACGGGAGGTGGACCAATTCGACCGGAACATTGAGCAGGCCAGAAGGTTCCTGCAATCCAGCGATTCAACGCTCGACTCCGTGCACACCATGCTTGTCAGGGGCAAGCAGTTGGCCATTCAAGCGGCCAATACTCCGCTGAGCGACTCGGCCCGTGACGGCATGGCCAAAGAGGTGGAAGAAATGCAGAACGAGCTGGTCAAGCTGGCCAACAGCCGGCAGAACGGCCAGTACCTTTTCGGCGGATCCAACACCAAGACGGCCACCTTCGTTACGAGAACTCTTTCCGAGAACGTGTCGACGACTGAGAATACCCGATTTCGAGTGGTGACCTACAACGGGCAGGGTGTGGACGTTTCGGATGCCAACGACATCGACACGGACAGTCTCACCGCCGGTTCGACCACCGACGAACTGCCGGACGCGACCAGTTCCGTCGCGGCGGGCAATATCGCGAATGCCACCTTCTACACGACCACCGGAGCGCCGGTGGCCACTTTCGGCGCGGGCGCCACGCAAAACCAGGTTCGTACGCTTCCGAAATTCTTCGATCCCCTGGAGGTCCAGATCACCTTCGGGAATAACGGCCGCCTCCAGATCAACGAAACCGGCCGGATCTTCACGGGCGATGGGACCAATGACGATGGCGACAGCGAAGTCAATCTCTTCAAAACCCTTGACGACTTCCGGATCGCCCTGGAGAACAACAGCCTCGGCGCCGGAGGCGTGGGCGGCATCCAGGCGCGCATTTCGGAGTTTGATTATGGCATGGATACCATTCGCGAGGCCCAGGCGAGGATTGGGTCGCGGCTGAACCGGGTGGAACAGGCCGGCTCGGCCCACGAGAATATCCGGCTCTCGGTTCAGGAATCGCTCAGCAAGCAGGAAGACTTGGATATTGCGGCCACGATCACCGACCTCCAATTGGCGCAAGTTGTGTATCAGGCTGCGCTGGCCAGTGCGGGGCGGATTTTGCCTCTCAGCCTCCTGAACTTCATCTAAGCGATGAGCCGATTGCGCAGTCTTCTTTCCGGTCTTTTGACCCCACGGCCGAAAGGTGCACGCGCCCCGCGTCGCACGATCGCACTCCGGGCACGACAAGCCATCAAGGAATCGCATGTCCTTCGCGGGGTGCGTCGCCAGATGGAATCGACTCTTCCCCTGGCGGCTCCCGTCTTTACGCACTTGCTGGACGCACCCCTCGATCGCGCGCGTTCCAACGGGA is part of the Nitrospirota bacterium genome and harbors:
- the flgM gene encoding flagellar biosynthesis anti-sigma factor FlgM, which produces MSPRITGIGSKQVEQLVSNKVQKRDDRVKADKTETRTTEAGERVSLSEAAREVAAARSRVELIPDVRTERVEQLKDAISNGTYQVDGRAVAEKLLKETLLDILL
- a CDS encoding flagellar protein FlgN is translated as MAGAPLPRSDFFNELTTALSRQCEALDALKQKLENQKEQLIRFQVDDLEQSNAEIAELTARVATLEKDRYVFVARKFGRSEMKLSEIVDVAPVEHGARLREIHARLRSLSRAVGRLSTANADLMRNGAGLVEGMLNLYRHSLNARPVYERERIVDTVGLQGSMVSTRL
- the flgK gene encoding flagellar hook-associated protein FlgK yields the protein MPGIDDMLGIATQAILVHRATLEVASHNIANVNTPGYSRQKAFLENNGPNDDFFGKIGTGVFLRSVKREADIFLNTEIYSNTSGLGKLRAQSQQLQRLEAIFNESVDAGVSKAIKDFFSAWNDLANKPEGIAERNAVLERGKVLRDTIRRTRQQIDDLNRLLSSRLSQVVAQVNTYAQEIRSLNVRVANTEGQGSSANDERDLREQRMKELSELVSFQSYEDPVTKMVNITVGGLPLVAGNVSNSLSSSLNTSGNLILNFVRRDGSTQAITNLITGGQAKGLIDLRNTTIPDYQSRLDTLAREIIEEVNRVHTRGVGLATDSTGKSAGFTSITSKLAIKQSLALGTAVTTAGSPFSLVDGGTFTIHAYDSTGQVIAQRTFTIDSNNSSASLNSGTAVHSFPAGTLVELAMNINTTMGANLTATVTTVGSGTALLTLGTDAGTSYFTFSEDSSDLLSVLGMNTFFSGDDSRDFDIDSVVLNDVNHINASKVDRRDFMSNAVAYGSGGPLGGSGFSLGFGSAFTPGTMTIDVYDQFGSVIETKSISIRGQTQLVSLDAGTTGYGIDATFENLEASVNGGGTLIGIRAIGMGKSFVIRNDTSSFMQNLQITGNVPGPRNFSQGDNRNALELSALESALVLNGNTQTFSEYYSDFQAKVGSEVQNNQRNFDQQELSVEQLEGFRDERAGVNLDEEIAKLIKYEQAYNASARLVALVQQLTDTLLNIIGA
- the flgL gene encoding flagellar hook-associated protein FlgL, yielding MSFLRVTQNLMFRNINTDIQRNYNRLALDQMKLGSAKRVNKPSDDPVSIAQIMEFRKTIREVDQFDRNIEQARRFLQSSDSTLDSVHTMLVRGKQLAIQAANTPLSDSARDGMAKEVEEMQNELVKLANSRQNGQYLFGGSNTKTATFVTRTLSENVSTTENTRFRVVTYNGQGVDVSDANDIDTDSLTAGSTTDELPDATSSVAAGNIANATFYTTTGAPVATFGAGATQNQVRTLPKFFDPLEVQITFGNNGRLQINETGRIFTGDGTNDDGDSEVNLFKTLDDFRIALENNSLGAGGVGGIQARISEFDYGMDTIREAQARIGSRLNRVEQAGSAHENIRLSVQESLSKQEDLDIAATITDLQLAQVVYQAALASAGRILPLSLLNFI